A stretch of the Helicoverpa armigera isolate CAAS_96S chromosome 5, ASM3070526v1, whole genome shotgun sequence genome encodes the following:
- the Rpl8 gene encoding large ribosomal subunit protein uL2 has product MGRVIRAQRKGAGSVFVSHTKKRKGAPKLRSLDYAERHGYIKGVVKDIIHDPGRGAPLAVVHFRDPYKFKTRKELFIAPEGLYTGQFVYCGKKATLEVGNVMPVGAMPEGTIVCNLEEKMGDRGRLARASGNFATVIGHNPDAKRTRVKLPSGAKKVLPSSNRGMVGIVAGGGRIDKPILKAGRAYHKYKVKRNCWPYVRGVAMNPVEHPHGGGNHQHIGKASTVKRGTSAGRKVGLIAARRTGRIRGGKTDTKKET; this is encoded by the exons ATGGGTCGTGTGATTCGTGCTCAGCGTAAAGGTGCCGGTTCAGTGTTCGTTTCGCACACGAAGAAAAGGAAAGGAGCGCCTAAACTTCGTTCCTTGGACTATGCTGAACGTCATGGCTACATTAAGGGAGTTGTGAAG gaCATCATCCACGACCCCGGCCGTGGTGCCCCTCTGGCAGTTGTTCACTTCCGTGACCCATACAAGTTCAAGACCCGCAAGGAATTGTTCATTGCCCCCGAGGGTCTCTACACTGGCCAGTTTGTTTACTGCGGCAAGAAAGCTACCCTTGAAGTTG GAAATGTTATGCCTGTGGGTGCTATGCCTGAGGGTACCATTGTATGCAACTTAGAAGAGAAAATGGGTGACCGAGGTCGGCTGGCTCGTGCCTCTGGAAACTTTGCCACTGTTATCGGCCACAATCCTGATGCCAAGCGTACCAGGGTAAAGCTGCCCTCTGGAGCCAAGAAAGTCCTGCCATCCAGCAACAGAGGCATGGTTG GTATTGTTGCTGGCGGTGGTCGTATTGACAAGCCCATCTTGAAGGCTGGACGTGCATACCACAAGTACAAGGTGAAGCGTAACTGCTGGCCATATGTACGTGGTGTGGCCATGAACCCCGTTGAGCATCCTCACGGTGGTGGTAACCATCAACACATTG GTAAGGCTTCGACTGTCAAGCGAGGAACATCCGCCGGTCGCAAGGTCGGTCTTATTGCTGCCCGCAGAACTGGAAGAATCCGTGGTGGCAAGACCGACACCAAGAAGGAGACATAG